The segment GAGCATGATCGGTCGAAAGATGTTAGAACTTCAACTGAGAAGGATCGGTGTTTTTGGTGCTGAAGAAACCATAAGATCCCATCCGAATTTTGACGAACGCTACAAAATCTGTCAGTCTCTTGTCTTTGTAGAAAATCTGATGTTACAGTATTTTTAGatgtaaattttcaaaatttactcATGCACTTGCGCCTTTCAGTATGGGCTAATCATGGTGATGACGTCAGCATTCAGTACTCTGGTACTCCTGCACTTAAAGGAGACTTTGTCAGGTACGTTTTCCATATGTTTAATCTCGGGTTTGGATATGTCCTCCCTGTTAGGTAGTGTGCAGTCAGTTTAAGAAGGGAGTGTTTGGTCATTTACTCTAACTGGCTCAATTTTAGGTATGGGCATCGGACTGCCCAAGGTGTCCTTAAAGATGGTTGGAGCTCCCTCAGACGCTATTACCTGAATAACTTTGCTGATGGAACTAAGCAGGTCAGTGGTTTTTCATCCTTAGCAGCTACACTTGTCTAATTTAATGATGTTCAGTTGTAGAACTGTTTGTGACTGCCTGTTGGATCACTTACGCCTGAACCTGGTTTGTGTCCTGACTCTACTTATTTTGGCTGTGTGCAAAAGGATGCGATTGATCTCCTGCAAGGGCACTACATAGTTGCTGTGAACCGGGACATGGCTCCTGTGCCTCAAAAGGGAGGCCTCGAGGCTGTAGCAGTAAGCATTCATCAATTAAAGATTATAACCATTCCCAACCTCAATTTCTCATCATATAAAGAATCCTAGTCTAACAACAAAGTAATTTGATATCTCAGAATTTCCCAGTGGCATTGGCGGTGGTTCTGCTCAGTTTCTGGTTTGCAACAATGTCTATGAAACAAGGTATGTCTGATACTTCGTTTGCTGGATGGTTagattttcttattttcttccaaaCTTAGTCTAAAACTGTGTACAATGCTCTGAGCAGCTGGGAGTGATTACAAGCATAAGCACTTGTTCTTCTCCCTCCTGTGGACGGGCATCTGTGTGGGAGTCGCAGCACTGGTTAGGGCCAATGGCCGGATCTTCTGCAACAGGCCTCGTCTCCACAAGCCCAGAGGctgattcatcttcttctccactcGTGGGGTGACCATTGTGAACACTAACTAAGACATGCCGCTCAAGTTAGAgccaaaagatttttttttccgtttgtTATTTTCTTGTATCAAATTTGGATCTTGTGACGTCATCTCGAGGCAATTGTCTCAGGTGGTGACCCCCTTATGAGTTTAATACTCCCACAGCCACCAGTGACTCGATACAATTACAATTACACATATTTTTCCATTATCGTTATCTGTTTACTCATGCCATTAACATAACTATCTCAATAATAATGGCCTTGATTCTTTAACTCTTAAAGCACGACGATCAAAGACGTTTACTTGCGAAGAAACCGAACGTTAGATAAACCAAAGAGGCCTTTAATTTGAGGAGAAAGTTCAACGAAGCAAGTCCAGGCAATAAACCTGTGGCTGCTGTGGATATAAGAGGTGAGAGTTGCTTCAATAGTACACGACTAATTTGATATTTGTGATAGTGTTAACCACGTGCTAGTGGTTGGATGGTAGCATGGAGTTCTGGTGATTTAACATTTCCTCGCAGAGGAACGGTTTAcagttttgtattttattttatttgtgagTGTTGTAGAGTGAGGAGAAGTTGATAGTTTTGGTTTAATCTCATCGAGCAACGGTTTTAACTGTCAAAGACTGATCCTttcaaatcaaatattaaaaaaatcattcagATATGGTAAGATCTACAGTACAAAAATGGGTAAAGCTTCCTTACAAAAAGAATAATGGAATCAAAACTTAGGAAAAAAAGGAATCTATGTCCTTCCTGTCAAAAGaggaaattaaaaaacaaaacttaatgCATGTCTCTTCTTACCTTTTCAGCTTCACTCAGTTCCTTCACAAATCATTCAAAACGCCTTTGAGTAGATCCAACCCTTCCGCAGAGATGCTTCTCCTCTTATGCGACTTGGGGATCTCAATCCTCGGAGGCGGTTCCGGCGAGAAACATACAACCACCACAGTAAGATTATCACAGCTATTACGTTGCAGTGCTTCCTTAACCAAAGCTTGAGAGCACTTTTCAGGGTCATTATGCTGCATCAGCTCCCTCCTCACCATTGTCACTGCACACTGACTACTCATCACATCCCAAAGTCCATCACATCCCATTATAAGATACTCATCTTCCTCCGCCAGCACAATCTCCTCCAGCTCAGGCTCGCAGCTTAGCGGGCATAGCGAACCTTTGGTTCCCTTAATATGCCAATCTCCTAACGCTCGAGCCACCGAGAGCTGCCCGTTAAGGTATCCATCGTAGATGACACCTCCAAGCTTCTCAATGCGCAGCCTCTCGGAAGTGCAGTTGGGTTTGTGGTCCTTGGACAGCTCAATGGCTCTGCCTCGTTTGCCGAGCACGGCTCTGGAGTCGCCTGCGTTCGCAATGAGCATTGTCTTGTCCAAGATGAGGGCAGTGAGTGCTGTTGTCCCTGATGATTTGTCTAGAGAAGGAGCATCGGCCAAAGCATGATCCGTCTTCACAAAGGCACTCCTTGTGGCCTTCTTGGTGTTGGTTGGGAAGTGTTTGTCTTCCGTTAAAAGCTTCAGAAGGTTCTTCTTTGTGAATAATGCAGCATCAACACCTCCATGTCCATCAAACACCTTCACAACAAAACACATTAATGGTAATCAGGGCATATTGATGAGATCTCAATAATCTTAAAACTAGTTTGACTTTTTGTGTATTAGCATATTGTTATATGAAGCTAAAtgaaataaacatatttttttttacaactcTACTGCTAAGTCAATTCAGTTCCACGTAATCTCTGTTTCATAACCACATAAGTTTTCAGCTACGTAACAAAAACATTTCTCATGTTACATTACATGAATTGTTTCTACAACTCTACTACCCTATCCATTCCATTCCACTTGATCCTTATTTCATAGCCATATATCTTTTCTGCtatgtaataaaaaatatttctctaattaCACTACATGAATCCTATTTTCAACCATCCTTTTCCGACAATGTCTTTTGTCATTCGATCCAATAGTGTTCCCTTAGaaagaaacataaataataactcTCTATCAGTTACCCCATAGAAAGCTCCAGTGGATGATCCGATATGGTCTTTAAGATCATCCACGCAGATGAATTCGTCTTCCATGGACCGCTTCGGACCCTTATCCGACCAACTTCCGGATCTGAAGACAGGCTCCCATGTGGAGTTTTGTCCTTCAGGAGACTTTAAACCAAACCTCTCCTCTCCTTCCTGCGTCATTTTCATTTCACGTTGTTAGATTTTTAACACTTTTGAAATTTAGGTCAATGAGATCTGATGGGAAAGATTCACGTCCGATCAagctaaagaaagaaaaaaagaaagaagaagaaaaccaaCGGAATCGATCAACCAAGCAGTGCTGTTGCAATGTCGCATTGCGGAGAGGTTCCTTGGTGGCTTCCCGGAGGAGCTCAGGTGAGTCATGTTGTCATCTCCGGCCTCCAAATTGTTAACCATCGGCGAAACTTCTGTCTCCGGTGCCATTTGTCAGATTCCGatcagttttgtttctttttttcaaacagaaccatcatcatcatgtcttttttaaaaataaatatagaaatagcTTTTTTTCTCCTCCTTATTTTACTCAACGATTAACTCTCTCGCTGCCACGTGGGCTTCCcactttatttaaatatattaaaaataaaatctttatgtttttgtttctttttttttctccttcttATTAACACAGAAGCTTGAGCAAGGAACTATGAAGGTTGTGTCAAGGTTTTACCTTTTCAAAACCCCATTTCTTGGCGTCGGCACCGTCACTGAGACTCAGTGGAGCTTTGAATCAATTTCCAAAACCCTAATGGCAATTTTAAGTGGTGGTAcactttttattttcctttgcttctttGATTACTACATAACAATAAGATTGTGATGGGTCTCTATGTTATCAGAAGTAGGCATTTAAGCAATTGGAAGCTAGAAGTAGGTGTTGACTTGAGTTGAGATGGGTTTTTCTTGTTGCGCACTAAagctgagattttttttttttttaatttccagTGTGTAAAATCTGAGTGGTGTTTTCAGTATTATTAAAATGAGGTGTTATGAATTTGATGTGGAAGTGTAATCATATGAGATAAGAGAGTGGGTTGGGCAAAGTTGCCATATTTCTTTCCTTGGAGTGATGCTTCCACTCAAGGATATGGAGTGAGTGAGATTTCGTCATGGAGTGGAATGATGCTTCTTACTTTCTGTGACCACCATTTACAAAGGCTCTTAGATCATCAAGAGGCACTCAGCTACTTGATCCACCTTTCTCACACGCTCTGTGGGAAAAGCGACAGGTGAATCTTCTTATCTCAGTTTTGGCTTTCTAATGGTGGTGATTTTTTTCATTCTATAACTTGACCTCTCTCTTAGTTTTCTGAAACAGGAGGAAGCTGCTGAAACTGAGAAGATGAAGTGGCTTCTGCTTTTGCTGCTTCTCTGCCATGCAGTTCCCCTACAAGGACAATCCACAAATGTATCTCCCAGACCCCAAGTTGTGAACATCGGCTCCGTTTTCACATTCAAGTCTCTCATTGGTAAAGTCATCAAAGTAGCTATGCAAGCCGCCGTTGACGACGTGAATGCCAACCCCACCGTTCTCAACAACACTCGACTCAATATCATCATGCACGACACCAAATTCAACGGCTTCATGAGCATCATGGAACGTAAGTCAACACACATGAAAGTATCCTCTTGTTGATGTTTTGtctgatttgtttttttgtttcacattgAAAAGCTCTACGGTTCATGGAGAACAAGACAGTAGCCATAATAGGGCCTCAAAGACCAACATCAGCCCGTGTAGTCTCCCACGTCGCAACAGAACTAAAGATTCCTATACTATCCTTCACCGCCACAGACCCCACCATGTCTCCTCGTCAGTTCCCTTTCTTCATCAGAACTTCGCAAAACGATCTCTTCCAGATGGCCGCCATAGCAGACATTGTCCACCACTACGGTTGGAGAGAAGTCATCGCAATATACGGAGACGATGATTATGGCCAAAACGGTGTAGCTGCTTTGGGAGACAAGTTAGCAGAGAAGCGTTGCAGAATCTCATACAAAGCAGCTTTGCCCCCCGAACCCACCAGAGAGAACATA is part of the Brassica rapa cultivar Chiifu-401-42 chromosome A09, CAAS_Brap_v3.01, whole genome shotgun sequence genome and harbors:
- the LOC103841073 gene encoding probable protein phosphatase 2C 47, translating into MAPETEVSPMVNNLEAGDDNMTHLSSSGKPPRNLSAMRHCNSTAWLIDSEGEERFGLKSPEGQNSTWEPVFRSGSWSDKGPKRSMEDEFICVDDLKDHIGSSTGAFYGVFDGHGGVDAALFTKKNLLKLLTEDKHFPTNTKKATRSAFVKTDHALADAPSLDKSSGTTALTALILDKTMLIANAGDSRAVLGKRGRAIELSKDHKPNCTSERLRIEKLGGVIYDGYLNGQLSVARALGDWHIKGTKGSLCPLSCEPELEEIVLAEEDEYLIMGCDGLWDVMSSQCAVTMVRRELMQHNDPEKCSQALVKEALQRNSCDNLTVVVVCFSPEPPPRIEIPKSHKRRSISAEGLDLLKGVLNDL